The following are encoded in a window of Rosa chinensis cultivar Old Blush chromosome 4, RchiOBHm-V2, whole genome shotgun sequence genomic DNA:
- the LOC112200569 gene encoding major strawberry allergen Fra a 1.08 translates to MGVFTYETEFTSVIPPPRLYKAFVLDADNLIPKIAPQAVKSAEIVQGDGGVGTIKKIHLGEGSEYSYVKHQIDGLDKDNFVYKYSIIEGDAIGDKVEKISYEIKLVASPSGGSIIKSTSHYHCKGEVEIKEEHVKAGKERAAGLFKIIENHLLANPEAYN, encoded by the coding sequence ATGGGTGTGTTCACTTATGAAACTGAGTTCACCTCTGTCATCCCACCACCAAGACTCTACAAGGCCTTTGTTCTTGATGCTGATAACCTCATCCCCAAGATCGCCCCACAGGCTGTGAAGAGTGCTGAAATCGTTCAAGGCGATGGAGGTGTTGGAACCATCAAGAAGATTCACCTCGGTGAAGGAAGCGAATACAGCTATGTGAAGCATCAGATTGATGGACTTGACAAAGACAACTTTGTGTACAAATACAGTATAATTGAAGGTGATGCTATCGGAGACAAAGTTGAGAAAATCTCCTACGAGATTAAGTTGGTGGCATCTCCAAGTGGAGGCTccatcatcaagagcaccagCCACTACCATTGCAAAGGTGAGGTTGAGATCAAGGAAGAGCATGTCAAGGCCGGAAAAGAAAGAGCCGCTGGTTTGTTCAAGATCATTGAGAACCACCTTTTGGCCAACCCTGAGGCCTACAACTAA
- the LOC112198279 gene encoding uncharacterized protein LOC112198279 encodes MTTTALRLSLLPSPQSLAPGACPHRQPLSHSHCHLTFPTLHSSTHTPLLRSSHHRYPSPVAMSSDSGRSVSPATQPPQPIELNDESEFETIVSPDGYISICGFGSLLSERSARSTFPELINFRVARLNGFRRVFAHMAPIFFERGIARPETKEISSLSVEPYEGESLIVTVFEIEKSEIPAFINREPEFRFLAVLPESLDGKPFDNRAVLCARYSDEEFFRVRCKGSKEMYFELFGRYDIDKIWRDDILPCRTYLRHCVLAAKNLNDIAYNNFLDHTFLGDRKTTIRKYLATTGSGIMEEEPPESLKIRYGG; translated from the exons ATGACTACCACTGCTCTCCGTCTCTCCCTCCTTCCATCTCCTCAATCACTCGCTCCCGGCGCGTGTCCTCACCGCCAACCTCTCTCCCACTCCCACTGCCACCTCACCTTCCCAACCCTCCACAGCTCCACCCACACTCCTCTCCTCCGCTCCTCCCATCACCGCTATCCATCTCCGGTCGCCATGTCCTCCGATTCCGGCCGATCAGTCTCTCCGGCGACTCAACCACCCCAACCGATCGAGCTCAACGACGAGTCCGAATTCGAAACCATCGTCTCGCCCGATGGTTACATCTCCATCTGCGGCTTCggctctctcctctccg AGAGAAGCGCGAGGAGTACATTTCCGGAGCTGATCAACTTCAGAGTGGCGCGGTTGAACGGATTCCGGCGAGTCTTCGCTCACATGGCCCCGATTTTCTTCGAGCGTGGCATTGCCAGGCCTGAAACCAAG GAGATTTCGAGTTTGAGTGTGGAGCCTTATGAAGGCGAAAGCCTTATAGTGACGGTGTTTGAGATTGAAAAATCGGAG ATTCCGGCTTTTATCAATAGGGAGCCTGAATTTCGATTCCTAGCG GTTCTGCCTGAAAGCCTTGATGGGAAGCCATTTGATAATCGAGCG GTGCTTTGTGCTCGTTATAGTGATGAAGAATTTTTCAGAGTCAGATGCAAAG GAAGTAAGGAAATGTATTTTGAGCTATTTGGGCGATATGACATCGATAAGATTTGGAGGGATGATATCTTACCTTGCCGAACTTACCTTCGTCACTG TGTATTAGCAGCAAAGAATCTCAACGATATAGCATACAACAACTTCTTGGATCACACTTTCCTTGGAGACCGTAAAACAACCATCCGCAAGTACTTGGCTACAACAGGTTCGGGAATCATGGAAGAAGAGCCTCCAGAATCCCTCAAGATCCGTTACGGTGGTTAA